From the genome of Methanothrix soehngenii GP6:
TCGATCAAAGGCTGATAGATGGCCGGCTCGTCAGCTCCTGCATTTATGAGGGCGTCCCAGACGATATACGCATTGGCAGTAGTATTGGCGAGCATGGGCACATCATATCTGGTGAGAATGAGGAAGATGAAGTGATCGCTGCCGTCTACAGTCAGATTGTATCGGGTGAAATTGATCCCATCTGATGTAACGCCCTGAGTGGGTGCTTCAACCACCACGATGTAGTCCTCAGTGGTGTTCATATCAAAAGAGACATTGTAGGGCCCTACCGGCCCGGATTCATGAGCTGCAGAGGCCAAAGAGGCCAGTTCCAACACCATAAGAAGGGTTAGAGTGAATAGCTTTCCTTTCTCATGCATCGCTCGTGCCGCCATCATCATTAAAAGGCCAATTCTCCTGGGACCCATTTTATCCTTTTGGTAGCAGGCAGATGCGTCTGGCCCTGGATACTGCAGTCAGCCATCATCCCGCCAGCTGATCGATCCGGCCAAAGAAGGAAGGTCGATCAGCCGTAAGCGGGCAGATCGATCAGCCTGGGATCGGTGAGCGCCCGGCCTACGGTGAAGTGGTAGAGGTCCTGGTACCCTAAATCGAACAGGCCCAGCATGCGGTGAACCATATCATCGAAAAAGCAGCCTATGCCGCAACCCCTGTAGCCCGTTGCCTCGCTTGACAGGTAGAGTGCCTGGCCGATCATGCCGCATTCCCAGTAGAGCCGGGAATAAAACCAGGGACCATATTCCCCAATAGGATCTTCAAACCGGGATATCATAGCGACGGCAAAGCATCCGTCCGATGCAATACCCTGCCCACAGGACGACTCTTTGGCTGCCAGACGGGCGTCGCCCTGGGCCAGCTGGTAGAGCTCCAGGCCCGGTGGCGTGCGCGATGGCCTCTCCCAGAAAAAGTCCGGATCCATCGCTCCTCGCAGATCCTCTTTTGCCCTTTCATCTCGCAAGAAGATGTACAGCCCCCGGTCCATCTCCTCCACCCGGTGGACGAAGAGCACCGGATTGACCTGTAGCCTCCAGGGCAGGCCGGGCTTTGCCCGCTCGGGCATCGTCGCCTTCAGGATGGCATGAAAACTATCCAGTGGCATCGTGGCCCTCCCGTCCATGGCCTGCGCGCTGCGCCGCCTGCGAAATAGGTGGCAGTATTCCCTGATTGCATGTTCAGATGCATAGCCAGTTGTTTCTTTTGATGGATCTGAGTTATCTTTTAATGAAAACCGCGCTATCTCTTCTGCCTTGACATCAGATCGCGAGAAGATATCAGGGGTGGTGAGCTTTTTCGCTGCCTCGCTTACCATATCGATCTCCTGCCAGGGAACGATGCTTGGGCTCAGGATATTGGGTCGAAGGGATAGAGGCTCAGTCTCTATCCCGGAGATCAGGCACTCATCTATTCTGTGGACCCTACCATCGCTGAATAAGGCTAGCATCACATCGGGTCGCTCTTTTCCTGTGGGGCCATCCGTCATTTTATCCGGCTCATTCCATAGAATCCTGGCCAGGTCGTCCGTGCCCAACTCCTCCTGCAGGGACAGCGTCCAGCCCAGGCAACATGCCGCCTCGCCAGCCGCAGCCAGAGCATGCCCCAGATCCAGCATGCAGTAGCGAAAAGCCCTCGCTCCATACTTCCAGGACTCACGCCAGTAGATGGTGGTGAGGATGAGCAAAATGGTGCCCGAGGGAAGGTGAAGAGACTGCCAGCTCTCCTCTCTTATGCCAGCCAAAAGCTCCAGGGAATGATCCTTCGGCTGATAGTGATAAACGCCTGGAGAGAGATCCAGTTCCTCCCCCCCTCCAGCCAAAAGATAGCATTCCGTGGGATGGAGGTTGCCGCTGGATGGATTGACCCTTAACGTCCATTCTGCGCCCGCAACTGCTTTCCTGCCGGAGAGGGCAAGGCTTTCGAAGAAGAATCGAGAGAGGTTTTCGCTTGTAAGAGGAGATGGCCTGAGCTTTCCAGTCATCCCTTCGAATCCCAGGCGATCAAGAGCCAATCGCTTTGATCCCTCATAGCTGCGGAAGGGATCTGGCTGATTTGACCAGTCCATCCTCCCCGGGCCGCGTGCCATTCGATTGGGCTGGTGCTTGGTCTGCTGATGATAAGCTATGATCCGTTCCAATGCGCCGGACGTAGAATTATCCCTCCATTCAATCTTGAAAAGCCCCCCTTGGGTTGTCGTCCTCCGTGCGCTCTGTGACTCCACATGAAAAACTTAAAAAAACAAGATGCTGCGGATCATCCGCATCCCTCCTTCAAATCTTTCTCCACCAAGTATCCTGCCTGACTGATGATCTTTATCATCTCGTCGATATCCATCATTCTTATGGGCGAAACAGAGCTGGGAATTTTTGGTTTGGTTTTCGTGACCTCTGGTTCTTGATAATTCTCGTGATTCATAAGCAAATGATAGATGATGCAGAGCACTTTTCTGGCGAGCGCAACGGTTGCAATATTCTTCTTTCCGCACCTCGCCAATATCCTCTGGAAGAATCTCATTAACCTTGAATTCTTCTTGGTCCTGGATATGGCTTTTGCAACTTCCACCAAGATCCTTCGCATATGCTTAGATCCCGTCTTAGTGATCTTCCCAGTTCGCAGCTTCCCTGCCGATTGGTAGACCGAAGGCACAATACCGAAGTACTTTGCCATCTTATCCGCACTCGGAAAGTCCCTGTAATCTCCCATTTCTGCAATAATGGTAGCTGCCGAAATGAATCCAACACCTGGAACAGACAAAATAATTTTCAAATCATCCTCGAAGGGTTTGACTTTTTCGGCGATCTCAGCTTCCAGAATTTTTATCTTCTTGCTAATATCATCTATGACATCAAGATTTGCCTTGATCAAAAATACCTGAACGGGATCTAATCCATTCTTGATGGCTTCTCTGAGTTCGTCCTCCTTTTTCCGAATCCTCTTCGAAGGTATTCCAGATATGATCTGATCGATCGTCTTTCCTTCCAGAAGCCTATCAATGATATATCTTCCAGATTTGCCAAAAGAGTCGGATATGACTGAGGAGAGCTTGATGCAGCAGGTCGAAAGTGATTGATGAATCTGGTTCTTGATTTTGGACCTTGCATTGACCAGTGTCTCACGAGCACGAGTTATGCTTCTTAGATCTCGGTAGTCTTTTGGATAGATTCTGGAGGGCGTGATGAGATTATTGAGACAATATATCGCGATTCGTTCCGAATCAAGTTTATCGGTTTTCTTGTGCTCAATATTCCGGATCTGATATGCATTGGCCAGGATAAATTCGACATGACCTTCTAGAATGGTGAAGATAGGATACCAAAAACCTCCCGTGGATTCTACAGCCAGCCTCTGGCATCTGTGGTTTATTATCCAGGATCTGAATGCCAAGAGGCCATCTTGGTTCATATTAAAACGTTCTTGGAGCTTCAATCCACTTCGGGATATCATTGTAGCAATAAGAAAATCCTTGTGGATATCTGCTCCGCAAACTATTTCCTTATCTGAGTCCATCGTCTCACTTGCCTGATATGGGCAGATGATGATCACTCGTGCGTGCAACTTCACATACGCGTTCAAAGACGCATTTGGGCATCCACGAGATCATGGTTGTCTTTGTGTCGAGATCATGTCTCAGGTCACAGATCAACCTTCACTGCCCATATCAGCCTTGCCTATGGCTCTATGGGTTTTTCATGCTTTGGGCATGATCCCCGCCTGAGGATCATGGGCTCTTTGTGGTTTATTCCCGTATATACCACTAGGGCTGCAATTTTGAACTATCCTAATCAGCTGTCCCGGGGATAGGACCCCAGAACCTTGACCATTCCCGCTTTTTCCCTAATTTTTTCCAGGGCGTCCAAAACCACGCTGTTATCCTGATGCCCTTCCAGGTCGATATAGAAGTAGTAGTCTCCCAGACCTCGACGGCTGGGCCTGGACTCGATTCTGGTCAGGTTTATGCTGCGTTGGGCGAACTCCTGCAATATGGAATAAAGTGCCCCCGGCCTGTCCTTAGCCAGATGGATGACGAGCGAGGTTTTATCCTTGCCCGTGGCCCCGGGGATCTGCCGCCCTGCTACTATGAATCGGGTGACGTTTTCCCTCACGTCCTGGACATCTCTGGCCAGGACGCGCAGGCCATACCTTTCTGCTGCGCCTGCGTCGGCAATTGCCGCCATCTCCCCAAATTCCTGGGCCAGGCGGGCGGCATGGCTGGTCGATCCCGTGGTCCTGGTCTCCGCTCCTGGATAGTGCTCCCTTATGAACTGGCGGCACTGAGCCAGAGCCTGGGGATGTGAGAGAATGATCTTTATCTCGCTCTCTCCCTGGCCCACCAGGCAGTGCCTAACGGGAACGTTAACCTCCCCCACGATCACCACATTCAAGCGCAGAAGAAGATCATTGACCACCGTCACCGCACCCTCCAGGCTGTTCTCCAAAGGGACGATTCCATAGTCCAGCTCGCCTTCTTCCACCGCCTGCAAGACTCCATCAAAGTCCTTGAAATAGACTAGGACTGTGGAGGGCATGCCCTCTGACCAGATTAAAGCCGCCTTCTCTGAGTAGGTCCCCTCAGGGCCGAGGACTCCGATCCTAGTCTTCAAACTCCCTCCTGCCCACGATCCTCCAGCTCCCGTATCAGCTCAGCCGCCCGGTCCACATTGATCCTCCGCTCCGCAGCCATGCGGGCAGCAACCAGCTCGATGAGGTCGCACTTCGCTCCCGCCTGGACGGCCACATTGCGGGCATGCAAAGACATATGCCCCCTCTGAATTCCCTCTGAGGCCAGGGCCCTGAGGGCTGCAAAGTTCTGGCAGAGGCCCACCGCAGCGATTTTGCGGGAGAGGTCATCTGCGCTTTTCACCGCAAGGATCTTCACTGCAGTCTTCGCCACTGGATGGACCCGGGTCGCGCCTCCCACCAGTCCCACCGCAACAGGAAGCTCAATCGTTCCCACTAAATCGCCATCCCTGTTCCTCTCATACCTGGTTAAAGACATGTAGCGGCCAGTTCGGGAGGCATAGGAATGAGCTCCTGCCTCCACTGCCCGGGTATCGTTTCCTGTGGCTAAAACCACTGCCGTCACCCCGTTCATGATTCCCTTATTGTGGGTTGCCGCTCGATAGGGATCGACCACCGCCAGCTCTGCTGCCAGGATGATGCCGTCCACCACCTCCGGGCCGCCGATATCCTCCGCCCTGAATACCGCTTTAGCCCTGGCTAAACGAAGATCAGCCAGATTGGAGATGATCCTGAGATAGACCCGGCCCCCAGCTATTTGCTCTATCCTGGGGGCCAGAGCCTCGGCCATGGTGTTGACCGCGTTCGCCCCCATGGCATCCCGGCAGTCGACTATGAGATGGGTGACGACCATTGGCCCCAGCCGGGAGTCGATGACATAAACCTCGATGTCCTTAACCCCGCCACCGTACTTGACGAGCATGGGATCCAACTCATTTGCCATCGCCATCAGCTCATCCTTGTGGAGGAGGATGGCCTGGCGGGCGGCAAAGGGATCATCAATTCCCGTGGCCTGGATCTGGGCGCGCATAACCGGCCCGGTGCTGGAGGTTAAAAAACCCCCCCCTCCTCGGGCCATGCGGGCGCCGTTGCTCGCGGCGGCGATCACCGAGGGCTCCTCAGTGGCCATTGGTATGAGGACCTCCTGGCCATCGATTACAAAGTTGGTGGCTATGCCCAAGGGCACCTGGAACATTCCGATCACATTCTCCACCATCTTCTCAGCCTGATCAAGGACCAGACCCCTCTCAACCTGAGAGATCTCCTCTGATCCAACTGCCACTTGCTCTGCCACAGCCTTGAGCCTCTCATTTGGAGGAAGCTTGTAGAATCCTGGTATTCTGGAGGTCATCGTTATCAGATATCTGGATGACACTGAGAAGGGAAAAACTTTATTCCCATAATCACGAGTGGGTTTAATGAGCGACATCAAATCATTGCTGGAAAAGCTGAGCAACGCCCACGGCATATCCGGATGGGAAGGGTCGGTGCAGAAGATCGTACGGGAAGAGATCTCTCCTTATGTAGATGAGGTGAGAGTGGACAAGCTTGGCAATCTCATTGCCACGAAAAAGGGAGACCGCCCATCGATTATGATCGATGCCCATGCGGACGAGATCGGTCTGATGGTAAAACAGATTGATGAGAAGGGTTTCATCCGCTTCATTCGCATTGGCGGCTGGTTTGACCAGACCCTGCTAAATCAGAGAGTCATCATCCATACCAGCTCCGGCCCGGTGGTGGGCGTGATCGGCTCAAAGCCTCCTCATGTTATGAAGGATGAGGACAGAAAGAAGGTGGTAGAGGCCAGAGATATGTTCATCGATATCGGCTGCTCAAACCAGGCAGAGGTAGAGGAGCTGGGAATCCTGCCGGGCACGCCAATATCCATAGATCGAGAGTTCGTACCGATGCATGGAGACACTGTAACTGGCAAGGCCTTCGACAACCGCGCCGGCCTGGTTATTATGATCGAGGCTCTTAAGAGGACCAAATCAAAATCAACCATCTATGCAGTGGCCGCAGTGCAGGAGGAGGTGGGATTGAAGGGAGCAAAGGTCGCCGCTTTCGGCCTGGACCCGGATATCGCCATCGCCTCAGATGTGACCATACCCGGAGACCATCCGGGGATTGAGAAGAAGGATGCGCCCATAGAGATGGGCAAAGGCCCGGTACTGGTCGTGGCCGACGGCTCGGGAAGAGGGTTGATCGCTACTCCGCAGGTGATTGAGTGGCTGGTGGGGACGGCCAAGGAGTTTGAGATTCCGGTGCAGCTCGAGGCCTCGGACGGCGGGACGACTGATGCCACCTCCATTTACCTAACTCGATCCGGGATTCCCACCGGCGTGATCAGCGTCGCCACGCGCTATATCCACTCGCCAGTAGAGGTGCTGAATTTAAATGATATAGAACGGGCAGCAGATCTTATGGCCAGAAGCCTGGAGACGGCGTCCAGATATTTCAAAGAATGAGGCGTTGCCGTCAAATCGGCTCAACTCTTTTTTATTCTGCTCGCTTTATTCTGCAGTTTCAAAAGATAGCACCTTTTAATTAAATATGAAAAAGAAAAAGTTTTCACCGGAGTGATCCGGTGACCTTCCTCGACCTTTCAGCTTGAGCCGATCAAGCTAATCACAAAGTAGCCCAGGACTACACCCACCACGAATACAATGGCAAAGGAGGCATAGAGCAAGGGAGTTCCCAATACTAGAGCTTCCATTCAGATCATCTCACTACCAGGACAGGAATCGTGGCCCAATAAAGAACCTTCTGTGCAACGCTTCCGATCAATAGCTTAGTGGCACCGGACTCCCCGTGGCTTCCCACGACGATCAGATCGGCTTTCTCTGCCCCTGCGGTATCTATGATTGCTGTTGCGGGTGCGCCGATTC
Proteins encoded in this window:
- a CDS encoding IS110 family RNA-guided transposase — protein: MDSDKEIVCGADIHKDFLIATMISRSGLKLQERFNMNQDGLLAFRSWIINHRCQRLAVESTGGFWYPIFTILEGHVEFILANAYQIRNIEHKKTDKLDSERIAIYCLNNLITPSRIYPKDYRDLRSITRARETLVNARSKIKNQIHQSLSTCCIKLSSVISDSFGKSGRYIIDRLLEGKTIDQIISGIPSKRIRKKEDELREAIKNGLDPVQVFLIKANLDVIDDISKKIKILEAEIAEKVKPFEDDLKIILSVPGVGFISAATIIAEMGDYRDFPSADKMAKYFGIVPSVYQSAGKLRTGKITKTGSKHMRRILVEVAKAISRTKKNSRLMRFFQRILARCGKKNIATVALARKVLCIIYHLLMNHENYQEPEVTKTKPKIPSSVSPIRMMDIDEMIKIISQAGYLVEKDLKEGCG
- a CDS encoding M42 family metallopeptidase, whose product is MSDIKSLLEKLSNAHGISGWEGSVQKIVREEISPYVDEVRVDKLGNLIATKKGDRPSIMIDAHADEIGLMVKQIDEKGFIRFIRIGGWFDQTLLNQRVIIHTSSGPVVGVIGSKPPHVMKDEDRKKVVEARDMFIDIGCSNQAEVEELGILPGTPISIDREFVPMHGDTVTGKAFDNRAGLVIMIEALKRTKSKSTIYAVAAVQEEVGLKGAKVAAFGLDPDIAIASDVTIPGDHPGIEKKDAPIEMGKGPVLVVADGSGRGLIATPQVIEWLVGTAKEFEIPVQLEASDGGTTDATSIYLTRSGIPTGVISVATRYIHSPVEVLNLNDIERAADLMARSLETASRYFKE
- a CDS encoding hydroxymethylglutaryl-CoA reductase, degradative, with the translated sequence MITMTSRIPGFYKLPPNERLKAVAEQVAVGSEEISQVERGLVLDQAEKMVENVIGMFQVPLGIATNFVIDGQEVLIPMATEEPSVIAAASNGARMARGGGGFLTSSTGPVMRAQIQATGIDDPFAARQAILLHKDELMAMANELDPMLVKYGGGVKDIEVYVIDSRLGPMVVTHLIVDCRDAMGANAVNTMAEALAPRIEQIAGGRVYLRIISNLADLRLARAKAVFRAEDIGGPEVVDGIILAAELAVVDPYRAATHNKGIMNGVTAVVLATGNDTRAVEAGAHSYASRTGRYMSLTRYERNRDGDLVGTIELPVAVGLVGGATRVHPVAKTAVKILAVKSADDLSRKIAAVGLCQNFAALRALASEGIQRGHMSLHARNVAVQAGAKCDLIELVAARMAAERRINVDRAAELIRELEDRGQEGV
- the pheA gene encoding prephenate dehydratase encodes the protein MKTRIGVLGPEGTYSEKAALIWSEGMPSTVLVYFKDFDGVLQAVEEGELDYGIVPLENSLEGAVTVVNDLLLRLNVVIVGEVNVPVRHCLVGQGESEIKIILSHPQALAQCRQFIREHYPGAETRTTGSTSHAARLAQEFGEMAAIADAGAAERYGLRVLARDVQDVRENVTRFIVAGRQIPGATGKDKTSLVIHLAKDRPGALYSILQEFAQRSINLTRIESRPSRRGLGDYYFYIDLEGHQDNSVVLDALEKIREKAGMVKVLGSYPRDS
- a CDS encoding SagB/ThcOx family dehydrogenase, whose product is MERIIAYHQQTKHQPNRMARGPGRMDWSNQPDPFRSYEGSKRLALDRLGFEGMTGKLRPSPLTSENLSRFFFESLALSGRKAVAGAEWTLRVNPSSGNLHPTECYLLAGGGEELDLSPGVYHYQPKDHSLELLAGIREESWQSLHLPSGTILLILTTIYWRESWKYGARAFRYCMLDLGHALAAAGEAACCLGWTLSLQEELGTDDLARILWNEPDKMTDGPTGKERPDVMLALFSDGRVHRIDECLISGIETEPLSLRPNILSPSIVPWQEIDMVSEAAKKLTTPDIFSRSDVKAEEIARFSLKDNSDPSKETTGYASEHAIREYCHLFRRRRSAQAMDGRATMPLDSFHAILKATMPERAKPGLPWRLQVNPVLFVHRVEEMDRGLYIFLRDERAKEDLRGAMDPDFFWERPSRTPPGLELYQLAQGDARLAAKESSCGQGIASDGCFAVAMISRFEDPIGEYGPWFYSRLYWECGMIGQALYLSSEATGYRGCGIGCFFDDMVHRMLGLFDLGYQDLYHFTVGRALTDPRLIDLPAYG